One genomic window of Candidatus Neomarinimicrobiota bacterium includes the following:
- a CDS encoding NAD(+)/NADH kinase, whose product MIYGIIANTGKSELFEMLPDLISWLEKHDNSVILETDIISTAKNELKGIESADRDSIASKCDIILALGGDGTILAASRAVGSSGVPIAGINLGGLGFLAEVAVEEIYERLELIQKGEYLVEERMVLEAVVDDDKGTHFRALNDVVIERRFSSRMMSISVRVDGSFFNDYTADGIIIATPTGSTAYSLSAGGPIIVPPLQAMVVTPISPHSLSQRAVVLKPDSSIEISFKNVPEEMLLSMDGQTSVKIRKDQSVTVVRAENNIKLIKWKDKSYFDTLRAKLNWGVGSRS is encoded by the coding sequence GTGATTTACGGAATCATAGCTAACACAGGGAAGAGTGAACTTTTCGAGATGCTTCCCGATCTGATTTCCTGGCTGGAAAAGCACGATAACAGCGTCATTCTCGAAACCGATATAATCTCGACGGCAAAGAATGAATTGAAGGGTATCGAGAGCGCTGATCGCGATTCGATAGCGTCAAAGTGCGATATTATTCTCGCGCTCGGCGGCGATGGAACGATTCTAGCTGCTTCGCGAGCCGTGGGCAGCAGCGGAGTCCCGATAGCGGGGATAAATCTCGGCGGACTGGGATTTCTGGCTGAGGTGGCGGTAGAGGAGATATACGAAAGACTCGAATTGATTCAAAAGGGTGAGTATCTGGTAGAGGAACGAATGGTGCTTGAGGCAGTCGTGGACGACGATAAGGGGACTCATTTCAGGGCGCTTAACGACGTAGTTATCGAAAGAAGATTCTCATCGAGGATGATGAGTATTTCGGTCAGAGTGGACGGATCCTTTTTTAATGACTACACCGCCGACGGAATTATTATCGCCACACCCACAGGTTCTACGGCATATTCTCTTTCGGCGGGTGGACCCATAATCGTTCCGCCGCTTCAGGCTATGGTAGTGACGCCGATATCGCCGCACAGTCTTTCGCAGAGAGCGGTAGTCCTCAAACCGGATTCAAGTATAGAGATCAGTTTCAAAAATGTTCCGGAGGAGATGCTGCTCTCCATGGACGGACAGACGAGCGTCAAGATCAGGAAGGATCAAAGCGTGACGGTTGTCAGAGCGGAAAACAATATCAAGTTGATCAAATGGAAAGATAAATCATATTTTGACACTCTGAGGGCAAAATTAAACTGGGGCGTCGGAAGCAGATCGTAG
- a CDS encoding AAA family ATPase, translating to MYLQFWNLKSKPFENTPDPEYFYNSEEHKECYERMIYAVTENKGGALLTGEYGCGKTTLLRIIANDVKSDDREVVIVNNPQFNPKELLQEILYQLGEELVQKPRVELSKMIEEILYRKFQLSKDVLIMIDEAQLMKDASVFEELRLLLNHQLNDKFLVTIVLVGQPELREMISSMPQFEQRLGVKYHLHAFNLEDTHKYIHHRLKIAGASPNIVNDDAISAVFNASYGVPRRINSICDLALMTGARRELKLIDSALINMVI from the coding sequence ATGTACCTGCAGTTCTGGAACCTGAAGAGCAAGCCGTTCGAGAACACTCCCGATCCCGAATATTTTTATAACTCGGAAGAGCACAAAGAATGTTACGAAAGAATGATCTATGCGGTTACGGAGAACAAGGGCGGCGCTCTTTTGACCGGAGAATACGGATGCGGTAAAACCACTCTGCTGCGGATAATAGCGAATGACGTTAAAAGCGACGACAGGGAAGTGGTGATAGTCAATAACCCGCAGTTCAATCCTAAGGAGCTGTTGCAGGAAATACTCTATCAGTTGGGGGAAGAACTTGTTCAGAAACCGCGTGTGGAACTCTCAAAAATGATCGAAGAAATTTTGTACAGAAAATTTCAGTTGAGTAAAGATGTTTTGATCATGATCGACGAAGCGCAATTGATGAAGGATGCCTCCGTGTTTGAGGAATTGAGACTCCTATTGAACCATCAGCTCAACGACAAATTTCTCGTGACGATCGTACTTGTCGGTCAACCGGAATTAAGAGAAATGATCTCCTCCATGCCGCAATTCGAGCAGAGACTCGGAGTAAAATATCACCTGCATGCATTCAACCTCGAAGATACGCACAAGTACATTCATCACCGGCTTAAAATCGCGGGGGCATCACCGAATATCGTCAACGACGATGCGATTTCCGCCGTATTCAACGCTTCTTACGGCGTTCCGAGGAGAATAAACAGCATCTGTGATCTGGCGCTGATGACCGGAGCGAGAAGGGAATTGAAATTGATAGATTCCGCTCTTATCAACATGGTGATCTGA
- the xseB gene encoding exodeoxyribonuclease VII small subunit, translating into MGSKEKKGKTSFEQAMKRMSEIVKELEDGKMKLEDTLELFEEGVKLSKICREFLENAAKKVEEIKSEDKEAAPEE; encoded by the coding sequence ATGGGCTCTAAAGAAAAGAAAGGCAAAACTTCATTCGAACAGGCAATGAAAAGAATGTCCGAAATAGTGAAAGAGCTTGAGGACGGGAAGATGAAATTGGAAGACACTCTTGAACTGTTCGAGGAAGGTGTGAAGTTGTCCAAGATCTGCCGCGAATTCCTCGAAAATGCCGCCAAGAAGGTAGAGGAAATAAAATCAGAGGACAAAGAGGCAGCGCCGGAAGAGTGA